Proteins encoded by one window of Lates calcarifer isolate ASB-BC8 linkage group LG5, TLL_Latcal_v3, whole genome shotgun sequence:
- the uba6 gene encoding ubiquitin-like modifier-activating enzyme 6 encodes MAADSMEIDDSLYSRQRYVLGDSAMHQMAQSSVFLSGMGGLGIEIAKNIVLAGVKAVTLHDTKQCETWDLGSNFFIRKEDVLNQRQRVEAVCPRVAELNPYVHVDLSSSALDDDTDLSFLSKYQCVILTEARLSLQKRVNEFCHSQQPPIRFIGCDAYGICVRVFCDFGEEFEVSDPTGEEPKEIFIQSITQDSPGVVTCMDNQPHGLQTGQSVVFREVNGMVELNGTARQVSVLSPHSFAIGDTSQLLPYVHGGFFVLVKTPKTYRFETIERQLCDPQVMTPDFSKPEAPLQIHAAMLALDTFQEQHSRLPNTGCLQDAEVLLKLTEEVNATLKNKAPVNAELVRCLSTTARGTLSPLAAAVGGLASQEALKAITGKFAPLQQWFYLDAIEVVKPLQSLSPEEFFPRGDRYDGLRACIGESMCLELHKLRVFMVGCGAIGCEMLKNFALLGVGLAKSSGEVSPSSFLVLLSYCISDPDLIEKSNLNRQFLFRPHHIQKPKSTTAAEATHDINPDLHVDAHLNKVCPATENIYSDSFYSRLNLVVTALDNVEARRYVDSRCVSNQRPLLDSGTMGTKGHTEIIVPNLTESYNSHRDPPEEEIPFCTLKSFPSVIEHTIQWARDKFENAFAHKPSMYNSFWLTHSSAEVVLQRIQAGESLEGSFQVIKLLSRRPSQWEQCVAIARLKFEKYFKRKAIQLLHSFPLDTRLKDGSLFWQSPKRPPAPIDFDLKDNLHFTFIVSTARLFAGIYNIPYSEKDLSEETVSRILADVKIPEYRPSEKCIETDETVKKPDQMKMPQSSEEEREAITQLEQAIAANSVTPESLQMSPLQFEKDDDSNGHMDFVASASALRARMYSIEPADRLKTKRIAGKIIPAIATATAAVAGLVALELIKVVGGYGFESFKNCFFNLAIPVVVLTEPAPVKRTLIRDNIYFSIWDCWTIFGHEDFTLSDLMNAVREKYGIEPTMVVHGVKMLYVPVMPGHSKRLKLTMQKLIKPSVDRRYVDLTVSFAPEADGDEDLPGPPVRYYFTRDGETP; translated from the exons atggctgcagactcgATGGAGATTGACGACTCTCTTTACAG CCGCCAGCGATATGTGCTGGGAGACAGTGCTATGCACCAGATGGCCCAGTCATCAGTCTTTCTCAGTGGAATGGGAGGACTGGGAATAGAGATAG CAAAGAACATTGTCCTGGCTGGTGTGAAG gcagtcACCCTTCATGACACAAAGCAATGTGAGACCTGGGATCTGGGCTCTAACTTCTTTATCCGCAAGGAGGATGTGTTGAACCAGAGACAGAG AGTGGAGGCGGTGTGCCCTCGGGTTGCAGAGTTGAACCCTTATGTTCATGTTGAcctgtcctcctctgctcttgATGATGACACTGATCTCAGTTTTCTCAGCAAGTATCAG TGTGTGATTCTGACTGAAGCCAGGCTGAGCCTACAGAAGAGAGTAAATGAGTTCTGCCACTCACAACAACCCCCCATCAGA TTCATTGGCTGTGATGCATATGGCATCTGTGTACGGGTGTTTTGCGATTTTGGAGAGGAGTTTGAGGTGTCCGATCCCACAGGAGAGGAGCCCAAGGAGATTTTCATCCAAAGTATCACTCAG GACAGTCCCGGGGTGGTAACCTGCATGGACAACCAGCCCCATGGCCTACAGACAGGCCAGAGTGTCGTCTTCCGAGAGGTCAATGGCATGGTGGAACTCAACGGCACTGCACGGCAGGTCTCAG TCCTTTCCCCTCACAGTTTTGCAATAGGAGATACATCCCAATTACTACCATATGTACATGGAGGTTTCTTCGTCCTGGTGAAAACCCCTAAAACATACAGATTT GAAACAATAGAGAGACAGTTGTGTGATCCTCAGGTCATGACCCCAGACTTCAGTAAACCAGAG GCTCCACTACAGATTCATGCAGCCATGTTAGCGCTGGACACCTTCCAGGAGCAACACAGTAGACTTCCCAACACTGG GTGTTTACAGGATGCTGAGGTTTTACTGAAACTGACTGAGGAAGTGAATGCTACTCTTAAGAAcaaa GCTCCCGTTAATGCAGAGCTGGTGCGCTGCTTGTCAACGACGGCAAGGGGAACTCTTTCTCCGTTAGCAGCAGCTGTAGGAGGCCTAGCCAGCCAGGAAGCTCTTAAGGCCATCACAGGGAAGTTTGCACCACTGCAGCAATGG TTTTACCTTGATGCCATCGAAGTTGTCAAGCCCCTTCAGTCTCTCTCCCCAGAGGAGTTTTTCCCCAGGGGCGATCGATACGATGGATTACGAGCTTGCATTGGTGAATCAATGTGTCTTGAACTGCACAAGCTCAGGGTCTTCATG GTTGGCTGTGGTGCCATAGGGTGTGAGATGCTAAAAAACTTTGCTCTGCTTGGGGTTGGATTGGCCAAGAGTTCAGGAGAGGTGAGCCCTTCTTCCTTCCTTGTTTTGCTGTCTTACTGCATTTCT GACCCAGACCTTATAGAAAAGTCCAACCTCAACAGGCAGTTTCTCTTCAGACCACATCATATACAG aaACCGAAGAGTACCACAGCAGCAGAAGCCACTCACGACATCAACCCAGACCTGCATGTGGATGCTCACCTCAACAAGGTGTGTCCGGCTACTGAGAACATCTACAGTGATTCCTTCTACTCCCGCCTGAACCTAGTGGTCACCGCGCTGGATAACGTGGAGGCCCGGAGATATGTGGACAG TCGCTGTGTATCCAATCAGAGACCTCTCCTGGACTCTGGCACCATGGGAACTAAAGGACACACAGAGATCATTGTGCCAAATTTGACAGAGTCCTACAATAGccat AGAGATCCCCCAGAGGAGGAAATCCCATTTTGCACTCTCAAGTCTTTCCCTTCTGTCATAGAGCACACCATCCAGTGGGCCAGAGACAAG TTTGAGAATGCATTTGCCCACAAGCCCTCCATGTACAACTCGTTCTGGCTGACCCACTCTTCGGCTGAAGTGGTGCTACAG aggatACAGGCAGGGGAAAGTCTGGAGGGGTCATTTCAGGTCATTAAGCTGCTAAGCAGACGGCCTAGCCAGTGGGAACAATGCGTTGCTATTGCTCGTCTGAAATTTGAAAAGTATTTCAAGAGAAAG GCCATACAACTGTTGCATTCTTTCCCCCTGGACACAAGGTTAAAAGATGGAA GTTTGTTTTGGCAGTCTCCAAAAAGACCTCCAGCACCTATTGATTTTGACTTGAAAGACAATTT GCACTTCACTTTCATTGTCAGCACTGCCCGGCTTTTCGCAGGGATTTATAACATCCCATACTCAGAAAAG GATCTCTCTGAAGAGACAGTGAGCAGGATTCTCGCAGATGTCAAGATTCCCGAGTACAGACCCTCAGAGAAA TGTATAGAGACTGATGAAACAGTAAAGAAGCCTGATCAGATGAAGATGCCTCAAAGCAGTGAAGAGGAGCGAGAGGCCATCACACAGCTGGAGCAGGCCATTGCTGCTAACAGCGTCACGCCAG AGAGCTTACAGATGAGTCCACTGCAGTTCGAAAAGGACGATGACAGCAACGGCCACATGGACTTTGTCGCATCAGCATCTGCCCTCAGAGCGAGGATGTACTCCATCGAGCCAGCTGACAGACTCAAGACCAAACGCATCGCCGGTAAAATCATCCCTGCTATCGCCACGGcaacagctgctgtggctggaCTG GTGGCCCTCGAGTTGATCAAGGTGGTTGGAGGATACGGGTTTGAATCTTTCAAAAACTGCTTCTTTAACTTGGCCATCCCTGTAGTGGTGCTCACTGAGCCTGCCCCAGTTAAACGGACACTCATCAG GGACAACATCTACTTCTCTATCTGGGACTGTTGGACTATTTTTGGCCATGAGGACTTCACTCTCTCTGACTTGATGAATGCAGTGAGG GAAAAGTATGGAATTGAACCCACTATGGTCGTCCATGGGGTAAAGATGCTCTATGTGCCTGTGATGCCAGGACACTCGAAGAGACTTAAATTGAC GATGCAGAAGCTAATCAAGCCATCAGTGGACCGCCGCTACGTCGACCTCACTGTGTCATTCGCTCCGGAGGCAGATGGAGACGAGGACCTCCCCGGTCCACCTGTCAGGTACTACTTCACCCGCGATGGAGAGACGCCCTGA
- the grhprb gene encoding glyoxylate reductase/hydroxypyruvate reductase b, protein MWCSRTVLRRLQRIAVTPLNITGGLTSNMQREMSTLPRVYVTRQIPPEGLKILRESGQVQFQLWDSDDIPVPRQELLEKVKGVDGLLCVLTEKIDAELLEAAGPNLKVLSTMSVGFDHLSLEELKKRGIRVGYTPDVLTDAVAELTVALLLTTSRRLIEATHEAKTGGWGTWRTLWLCGYELANSTVGILGLGRIGVAIAERLAPFKVKKFIYTDVAPRPELASIINAEYVSLDELAKQSDFLTVCCALTPETKEICNKDLFSKMKNTSIFINTSRGGVVNQEDLYEALSTGQIAGAGLDVTVPEPLPTNHPLFTLKNCVILPHIASASYSTRNAMSALAANNLLLGLRGEPMIKELKL, encoded by the exons ATGTGGTGCAGTCGTACGGTGCTACGTCGGCTCCAGCGGATTGCTGTCACTCCACTGAATATCACCGGGGGTCTCACAAGCaacatgcagagagagatgTCGACCCTGCCTCGGGTGTATGTCACCCGACAGATCCCCCCTGAGGGTCTGAAGATCCTCCGTGAATCGGGACA AGTGCAGTTCCAGCTGTGGGACTCAGATGACATACCTGTGCCCAGGCAGGAGCTGCTTGAGAAGGTCAAAGGGGTCGATGGTCTGCTCTGCGTGCTGACAGAGAAGATTGATGCAGAGTTGTTAGAAGCTGCAG GTCCAAACCTGAAAGTCCTCAGCACTATGTCAGTGGGTTTTGACCATCTCtctctggaggagctgaagaaaag AGGAATCCGTGTAGGTTATACCCCTGATGTTCTGACAGATGCTGTTGCTGAACTGACTGTAGCTCTGCTACTCACAACCTCCAGGAGGCTCATAGAGGCCACACATGAAGCCAAAAC TGGTGGTTGGGGCACATGGAGAACCCTGTGGCTGTGTGGATATGAGTTGGCCAACAGCACTGTGGGTATTCTTGGCCTAGGGAGGATCG GTGTTGCTATCGCTGAGCGTCTGGCACCTTTCAAAGTAAAGAAGTTCATTTACACAGATGTGGCCCCCAGGCCTGAGCTGGCCAGTATCATCAATGCAGAGTATG TCTCTCTGGACGAGCTGGCGAAGCAGTCAGATTTCCTGACTGTGTGCTGTGCTTTAACACCGGAAACAAAGGAGATCTGCAACAAGGACCTCTTCTCCAAGATGAAAAACACCTCCATCTTTATAAACACAAGCAG AGGTGGGGTAGTGAACCAGGAAGACCTGTATGAGGCTCTGTCCACTGGGCAGATCGCAGGAGCTGGATTAGATGTCACTGTCCCTGAGCCCCTACCCACCAACCACCCACTCTTTACCCTTAAAAACTGCG TGATTCTACCACATATTGCAAGTGCCTCCTATAGCACCCGTAATGCCATGTCTGCCCTAGCGGCTAACAACCTCCTCCTTGGTCTGCGGGGTGAGCCGATGATCAAAGAGCTGAAGCTCTAA